One Betaproteobacteria bacterium genomic region harbors:
- a CDS encoding dioxygenase: protein MRPLPTLFVSHGAPTLAMDPGQTGARLAQLGERMPRPRAVLVVSAHWETAAPSVSAAARPDTIHDFHGFPPALYSIRYGASGAPDLAERVRGCLAAAGFDTGIDPTRGLDHGAWVPLLHLFPDAGVPVTQLSVQTHLGPDHHWALGEALAPLAHEGVLIMGSGSITHNLAEFRMLPEDTGEAPYVNAFRTWMADRIAARDYAALRAYRTQAPHAARAHPTEEHLLPLHVALGAASVAPRHERLHAGVTFGVVGMDAYVFGADRLDAGQDV from the coding sequence ATGCGCCCCTTGCCCACCCTGTTCGTCTCGCACGGGGCTCCGACGTTGGCAATGGACCCGGGGCAGACGGGTGCCCGGCTGGCACAGCTGGGTGAGCGTATGCCCCGGCCCCGGGCCGTGCTCGTGGTGTCAGCGCACTGGGAAACGGCGGCGCCCTCGGTGTCCGCAGCGGCTCGCCCCGACACCATCCACGACTTCCACGGCTTCCCGCCCGCCCTGTACTCCATCCGCTACGGCGCCTCCGGCGCACCGGATCTCGCCGAACGGGTGCGAGGCTGCCTTGCCGCGGCGGGCTTCGACACCGGCATCGACCCGACACGGGGGCTGGATCATGGCGCGTGGGTGCCGCTTCTGCATCTGTTCCCCGACGCCGGCGTACCGGTCACGCAGCTGTCCGTCCAGACGCACCTGGGCCCGGATCACCACTGGGCGCTCGGCGAGGCACTGGCGCCTCTCGCTCATGAGGGCGTGCTGATCATGGGTTCCGGGAGCATCACGCACAATCTTGCCGAGTTCCGCATGCTGCCGGAGGACACCGGTGAGGCCCCCTACGTGAATGCGTTCCGGACCTGGATGGCGGACCGGATTGCGGCGCGCGACTACGCCGCGCTCCGGGCCTACCGGACCCAGGCCCCGCATGCGGCGCGCGCCCATCCGACCGAGGAGCACCTTCTTCCCCTGCACGTCGCCCTGGGCGCCGCCTCTGTGGCCCCGCGGCACGAGCGGCTGCACGCGGGGGTCACGTTCGGCGTGGTCGGCATGGACGCCTATGTCTTCGGCGCAGACCGCCTCGACGCGGGACAGGACGTGTGA
- a CDS encoding alpha/beta fold hydrolase, with protein MTDSNNFSLIATLRPDDIAGLTYEMVQPSEALLGPPPLLVLLHGAGSNEHDLLGLTPYLDGRCCMVSVRAPFQNGAGGFAWYRTAYTASGAMIDEEQEAASRDVLARFVSEIVRERGAHPANVYLLGFSQGATMALSLLLSDPGRYAGAMAFGARLLPQISGRVARRDLLKGKPLLLGHGVLDDVVPVARARGVRSFLLDAGMDLDYREYATGHDIPGAALRDAAAWLSTRLENASLAPRVLQS; from the coding sequence ATGACGGATTCGAACAACTTCTCGCTGATTGCGACGTTGAGACCGGACGACATCGCGGGCCTCACCTATGAGATGGTGCAGCCGAGCGAGGCGCTGCTGGGCCCCCCGCCCCTGCTCGTGCTGCTGCACGGCGCCGGCAGCAACGAGCACGATCTGCTGGGGCTGACCCCCTACCTCGACGGCCGCTGCTGCATGGTGTCGGTACGTGCGCCATTCCAGAACGGGGCCGGAGGGTTTGCGTGGTATCGCACGGCCTACACCGCCTCGGGTGCCATGATCGACGAAGAGCAGGAAGCCGCAAGCCGCGACGTGCTCGCCCGCTTCGTGTCGGAGATCGTCCGGGAGCGGGGCGCGCATCCTGCCAACGTGTATCTGCTGGGGTTCAGCCAGGGGGCCACCATGGCACTGTCGCTGCTGCTCAGCGATCCGGGCCGCTACGCCGGCGCGATGGCCTTCGGCGCGCGGCTGTTGCCGCAGATCTCCGGACGAGTCGCGCGCCGCGACCTGCTGAAGGGCAAGCCGCTGCTGCTGGGTCATGGCGTCCTCGACGACGTCGTGCCGGTCGCCCGTGCCCGAGGGGTCCGAAGCTTCCTCCTCGATGCCGGCATGGACCTCGACTATCGCGAGTACGCAACCGGCCACGACATTCCGGGCGCCGCATTGCGCGACGCGGCCGCGTGGCTCTCCACGAGGCTCGAAAACGCAAGCCTCGCGCCGCGGGTCCTTCAGTCGTAA
- a CDS encoding MaoC family dehydratase, with protein MPRIRIERLEDLEARVGEELVVSDWLDVTQERIDLFAEATGDHQWIHVDVERATRESPFGGPIAHGYLTLSLLAKFAFDSFEFASSRMGVNYGLNRVRFTQPVPAGSRIRAHFTLARFERVQGGVQLVFAVTMEREGSDKPVMVAETVSRRYD; from the coding sequence ATGCCACGAATCCGAATCGAACGTCTTGAAGACCTGGAGGCCAGGGTCGGCGAGGAACTGGTCGTGAGCGACTGGCTGGACGTGACGCAGGAGAGGATCGACCTCTTCGCCGAGGCGACCGGGGACCACCAGTGGATTCACGTGGACGTGGAACGGGCGACGCGGGAATCGCCTTTCGGCGGACCGATCGCGCATGGCTACCTCACACTGTCGTTGCTCGCGAAATTCGCCTTCGATTCGTTCGAGTTCGCCTCCTCGCGGATGGGCGTCAACTACGGGCTCAATCGCGTGCGCTTCACCCAGCCCGTGCCGGCTGGCTCCCGCATCCGTGCCCACTTCACCCTTGCCCGGTTCGAACGGGTGCAGGGCGGGGTGCAACTGGTGTTCGCCGTGACGATGGAACGGGAGGGCAGCGACAAGCCGGTGATGGTCGCCGAGACGGTATCCCGGCGTTACGACTGA
- a CDS encoding LysR family transcriptional regulator: MSENVPLMRTFCEVAASGSFSRAARTLGVSRAAVSGQIARLESRMGVRLFRRTTRSVAMTEEGERYAGKVRDILDRIDALENEYADRSGEISGALTVEVPEFFGTRVLSSRLPEFLDAHPRVSLDLVLNDRVDAIANADADVFVRGVLPPSSHLKFRRLGGYRLITAASPAYLARHGVPQHPRDIARHATVDYINSASGKPFDWEFEVPGEPRGRKLVIPAQGRLCCNNSDACVGAAMAGFGLVSDVDHMLQPLFDSGALVPVMPRWLSPEYSLHALWHPGKPVAPRVTAFVDFLVAISRRPS, from the coding sequence GTGAGCGAGAACGTGCCGCTGATGCGGACCTTTTGCGAAGTCGCCGCGAGCGGCAGCTTCAGCCGCGCTGCGCGGACGCTGGGAGTATCGCGCGCGGCCGTGTCGGGGCAGATCGCCAGGCTCGAATCGCGGATGGGTGTGAGGCTCTTCCGGCGCACCACGCGCTCGGTGGCCATGACCGAGGAGGGCGAGCGCTATGCCGGAAAGGTGCGCGACATCCTCGACAGGATCGACGCGCTTGAGAACGAGTACGCGGATCGCTCGGGCGAGATATCGGGGGCGCTGACGGTGGAGGTGCCGGAGTTCTTCGGCACGCGGGTGCTGTCCTCCCGGTTGCCGGAATTCCTCGATGCCCATCCGCGTGTGAGCCTCGACCTCGTGCTGAACGACCGCGTGGACGCGATCGCGAATGCGGATGCGGACGTTTTCGTGAGGGGTGTGCTGCCGCCATCGAGCCACCTGAAGTTCCGCCGGCTGGGTGGCTACCGGCTCATCACGGCGGCGAGCCCGGCCTACCTCGCGAGGCACGGCGTGCCGCAGCACCCGCGGGACATTGCCCGCCACGCGACGGTCGACTACATCAACTCGGCGTCGGGCAAGCCCTTCGACTGGGAATTCGAGGTGCCCGGAGAACCGCGCGGGCGCAAGCTGGTGATCCCCGCGCAGGGACGTCTTTGCTGCAACAACTCCGATGCGTGCGTTGGCGCCGCCATGGCCGGCTTCGGTCTCGTGAGCGACGTCGACCACATGCTGCAACCGCTGTTCGACAGTGGCGCGCTGGTGCCGGTGATGCCGAGGTGGCTCTCGCCCGAGTATTCGCTCCACGCGCTGTGGCATCCCGGCAAACCGGTGGCTCCACGGGTGACGGCCTTCGTCGACTTCCTGGTCGCGATCTCCAGGCGTCCGTCATAA
- a CDS encoding MATE family efflux transporter, producing the protein MTPTSNARTELPGLVRLAVPLVAGLTASSMLMITDTWMLGPLGAVALAGASLTASVIVVLWAALYGFLTPVGILVARAFGAGDHPRVARVLAHGRWLGFAIGTGCAATMIGLLPLLPVMGQPVEVVQGIAPYWIAMALLLVPYSVNLVYKQTLDAVDRPWTGVMWMFVAVVVNVPLSYALVRGAWGVPRLGLTGAGLATLAAECASLCCFIAHWHLAPSMAHFRHRVSVLRKGLQEQSREGFPMGLQYLAEGGALSVAGVFIGLLGAAALAANQIVFSVASVVYMLPLGMAGAVAVRIGQAVGAGESRRVRPIGMAAIGLVTLWTVAISVLLLAGGERIARTFVDDASVIGIASSMFVAVGLMQVFDGVQSVSLGALRALLDNRWPTAVTLGAYWALALPLGWVLAVPLGQGAAGFWAGFAVALSIAAVLLLRRFLQQSHPERAARWACTEPAR; encoded by the coding sequence ATGACTCCGACTTCGAATGCCAGGACCGAACTGCCGGGACTCGTCCGGCTCGCCGTGCCTCTGGTGGCCGGACTGACCGCTTCGTCCATGCTGATGATCACCGACACCTGGATGCTGGGACCGCTCGGCGCCGTCGCCCTGGCTGGCGCATCGCTGACCGCCAGCGTGATCGTCGTCCTGTGGGCCGCGTTGTATGGCTTTCTCACGCCGGTGGGAATTCTCGTGGCGCGCGCGTTCGGCGCAGGCGATCACCCACGTGTCGCACGCGTGCTGGCGCACGGCCGCTGGCTCGGCTTCGCCATCGGCACGGGGTGCGCGGCCACGATGATCGGACTGCTGCCGTTGCTGCCCGTCATGGGCCAGCCCGTCGAAGTCGTGCAGGGCATCGCGCCCTACTGGATCGCGATGGCGCTGCTGCTGGTGCCCTACAGCGTGAACCTCGTCTACAAGCAGACGCTCGATGCCGTGGACCGCCCCTGGACGGGCGTGATGTGGATGTTCGTCGCCGTGGTGGTCAACGTCCCGCTGAGCTATGCCCTGGTCCGCGGCGCGTGGGGCGTGCCGCGGCTCGGACTCACGGGCGCCGGGCTCGCGACGCTCGCGGCCGAGTGCGCCTCGCTGTGCTGCTTCATCGCACACTGGCACCTGGCCCCGTCGATGGCGCACTTCCGGCACCGCGTGAGCGTGCTGCGGAAGGGCCTGCAGGAGCAGTCCCGCGAGGGCTTCCCCATGGGACTGCAATATCTCGCCGAAGGCGGTGCCCTGTCGGTGGCCGGCGTCTTCATCGGCCTCCTGGGTGCCGCCGCCCTCGCCGCCAACCAGATCGTCTTCAGCGTCGCCTCCGTCGTCTACATGCTGCCGCTCGGGATGGCGGGAGCCGTGGCTGTGCGCATCGGCCAGGCGGTGGGGGCCGGCGAGTCCCGGCGTGTCCGCCCCATCGGAATGGCCGCCATCGGGCTGGTCACGCTCTGGACGGTCGCGATCTCCGTTCTGCTGCTCGCAGGCGGAGAACGGATTGCGCGGACGTTCGTGGACGATGCCTCGGTGATCGGCATCGCCAGTTCCATGTTCGTCGCTGTGGGCCTCATGCAGGTCTTCGACGGCGTGCAATCGGTCAGCCTGGGCGCGCTGCGTGCGCTGCTGGACAACCGCTGGCCCACGGCCGTGACCCTGGGCGCCTACTGGGCCCTCGCCTTGCCGCTGGGCTGGGTGCTGGCAGTGCCGCTGGGACAGGGCGCCGCGGGATTCTGGGCCGGATTCGCCGTGGCTCTGTCCATCGCGGCCGTGCTGCTGCTGCGGCGATTCCTCCAGCAGTCCCATCCGGAGCGTGCGGCCCGATGGGCATGCACGGAACCTGCCCGCTGA